The following is a genomic window from Homo sapiens chromosome 7 genomic patch of type NOVEL, GRCh38.p14 PATCHES HSCHR7_3_CTG4_4.
aaccagcctgaccaacacggagaaaccccatctctaataaaaatacaaaattagccaggcatggtggtgcatgcctgtaatcccagctacttggggagctgaggcaggagaattgcttgaacctgggaggcggaggttgtggtgagccgagatctcaccattgcactccagcctgggcaacaagagcgaaactccgtctcaaaaaaaaaaaaaaaaaaaaaactaggctgCTCCCTAGGACTAAGCTCAGTGTCAAAGTATATTATTGGAGATGGCAAGTTATTTCTGAGTAATTGCAAAGATTTGACAAATCAGTGCTGCCTTACAACCCCACTGCTGGAGGCCCCAGGGCTCCCATTCTAAGACAATTTTCAatagaaacttttcttttgtgtCAGTGCTAAACACCCTAAATACGCCCcccttttctttccaaaaaattaATCCTCTCTCTATCATTGGGATATTTAGCATGGTGGGATTGACCTCTTACTATTacagcctgtatttttttttcttcagtaaggGAGTGTGGTTACTTCAAAGGagtcttctatttctttaaattgctttttaattttaaaaatcaaaatataggaACATTTATATTAGGAAATCAAAGCAAAATGTGTGTCTTATATTTAAACTCAAAAACagccaaaaagaaaagcaagataaaCGTGAAAGTGTTTGCAACACCATGATGATTGCACTGGATTTCCAATTCCTATGCTTTAATACTTCCCTCAATTTTACGATCGCTTTAATATCATTAGTAACAGCTGACATTTATTAAATTCCTATAATGTACCAGTGCGATGGTATTTCTTCTTCACATCAGTCCTTTTGGTATCTGTGGTCAACATTTTACATTTGACAATAATGAGCCTTAGAATACGTGACTCAAATGCGTCATGTTCATTGCTCAGAATCAAGACTGGAATAGTATTCTGGCCAAGACTGTTACTCCTGTTGCTTTCATTCTTATTCAGAgaccatatttttttctgtcactgCTAAATTTGCTTTGCTCTTTAAGAACAGAAAAATGTATCCATGCAGTTTTTTCCCTTACTCCATCCACTGAAGATTGTTCTGTAATGTGTAACTGGAGTGGATGCCTAAATAAATCTTCCTTTCAGATATCTGATTCTTTATTGAACTTCCACAGgcttttctaaaagaaaagtCTGACTACTTGAACTGTGAAATCCAAAATACAAAAGGATGccaataaataaaaggaaaaaaactattttcctcTTATACTATATATTTGTTTACTTAACTTCACAATTGAACTGATGGACAATTTTTGTGTGTAGGTAGCCACCATTATAGACTTTTCTCCTTGTGGCCTCTTGTACACAACTGTTAAAAGCACAGTTGATGACCAGAGTTTTATACAGTTTGGATGTAGTTCACGTCTGATTAAATTTCACTTTCACTAAgaattctatttgtttctttctttattcctgcTCTTTAGAAATAGTTTATTCTAGGCTGCTGGGGTTTTTTTCCCCGAAATTCCTTACttcacaaaaattacaaataaaactataaacccagaTTTGCTTAATTATGAATTTAGATTAACCAaacaattgtatttatttggtaatgactggattttttttttactcctaaAGCATCCAAATGCCTGCTACCTAGGTCACTGGGCCTTGGAACAGTAGGAGCACAGATGTGTACACCACAGATGGGAGCCAGGAGGgactaaaaatatgcaaaatatccaTGTGCTTGGAGGTCTCAGGGATAAAAGGCTTCTCCTTTTCAGCTTGATTCATTGGGACATTAACACAACATTTGCTGTGTCCAAAAATTGACAACTACCATTCTGgcattaaaattatattgtgcAGAAAATTAAACAGTTTCCTATTTCAAATATGTGCTCATTGGAAGTTCTGTACATACATATCTTTTAACTGTATTCTGCTTTCATGAATCTAAAAGTAAATCAATTATTATAAAGTCAAAAGTATATCAGCTAAACTGATGAATTTTTTATGTCAATTTCagattgttaaaaatataaacaaggtTACAAAGAATAAGTACAATCTCCTGCTCACTATGGTTCAGGTacattgtgtttctttctttctcttcccagaaCTCACCAAGTGCATCTTGTTCAGAGACTTTGCGTTTACTGTTCCATTACTGTTCTCTGTGTAGAGAATGATCCTCTTTTGGCTCTGGGCAGGGTTGTGGCCTTCATGGTTTAGGTTCCACTCACCTGTCTCCTCTTAAGAGAGACCTTTTCCAACCATCCCATCTAAAGGAGACCCCCCTCAAATCAAGTAGCTTTCTATTATTTTACCTAGATTATTTCCTTCATTGTTCTTTTCATGGCCAGCAATTATCTTTACTTGTTTACTCCTGGTCTTTTACAGTGGTAATGAATCATGCCCTCTCTCTGTTCCAAGTCTGGAAAAAATGAGTTGAATAATACATGAAAGAATCGGATATAATTCAAAAAggtattttattaataaagtcTGTTGAAAAGCATGGTTTATATTTTCAACAAAGTTTCTCtccaaattaaaatcacaacCGTTAGCTGacaccccttccccacctccaaaTGGGACTGAACATGCTCCTGATACCTTAATCCCAAGCAGATAGAAATGCATGCAGGTgaaacagagaacagagaaaggTCACCCTCAGTTTCTCTTTCCTGTTTCACAAATCATATAAATtaggggaaagagagaggcaggtaTACTCTAAAACAATTTTATCCAGGGGCATAGAGGTTTCCTTCCCTAAATAGAAATGTGAGGTGTGAAAGAGAAGCACATCACCTTAATATTACTTCTTTATAATCTGCCTCCCTTTCAGAATGTGTTTACATCATCCACAGCTGGGCCTCTAAAGCTTAGAACAGTGGCTGAAACAGATCATGCACTCAAGGATCATTCGTTAAGGgatatacaaaatacaaatataagttACAGAACATTGTTTGCTTATGAAAGTAACAGAGATTGTAATTGGTAATGCCTAGTACTGACTATGTGGCAAAGAGACATGATTCTTACACACTGTGGGAGGGAATTGCAATTGGTCAGATTTTCTAGATGGAAGTTAAAATAGGgataaaaaccttagaaatgtCTGTATATTTAGCATCTGCAATTTCACTTTTAGAATATGTTctaataaataattatgaatataGGCAAATCTTAAGTTTAAGAGAAATGTATCTCAAtgccaataaaaataagaaataaacaaaaattcaaacagtAAGAAATTCAGTAAATTGTGACAGAATATTGTGCCCCTTTAAAATAATgtccataaaatataatttcGATACAGGAAAagtattatattaagtgaaaaattgTAATGTTTAAATACTCTGTACAATAccctattttaatatataaatttgagGATCTAcgtatttactaaaataaaagacatcaaaattgtttttttaaaagtatcctGTTGGATTTGAACCTTTAGCCtgatttgaaaataaagataGTCCTCAGGCTGTTTCTGGAATAAATGTGAAGTGTTAACAGAACAGCACCAGGTCACATGGTTTCTCCACCTGATGAGGCCATCCGTCCTGTTCATGGCCCTTGGTCGCCCCCTGCTGGCTGGATAGACCCAGACCCTCCAGGAAGAGCTCCTTAGAAAGAGCTCACCAGCTGGGGCTGCACCTGATCCCATCCCCATCACCTGCTCAGATTCCATCTGAACAGCAACAGGGCTGCTGGCATGATCACAGGTGATGGAGAAGAATACAGTTAGGGGAACCGACAGCAACCCCAGTTGCCATAGCTGGGAATATATTGATGACAAAAGACTCTGTCACACTGGAAAGTAAGATAAGCTCTGAGAGATGTCAACATATTAAGTTATAATCGAGAAAAGAGTCCAATAAAATACAATTACGATACAGCGATCATCTTTAAATGTAACCACTTAATgtaaattggtttttcttttgaatttcttatttaaaagacCTCAGAAATGTCACCATgcttagttattttaaagatatatacacGTATTCATTGTATGTAGCCAAGAATTATTTCACTCATGCCTAATTtacaataacagatgctgatgaagAAGTAAGGAAAACTctcaaaataaaactacaaacacCAGATATGGAAAAGAGGCACCTAAAGTTGCTGCTAGGGAGTACTGGCCAGCTTCTGAAAAGCAGCATCTTATCTCAGAAAGCTTTAAAGAAACTACAAAATTGAAAGCTATTTAAAAGTGATTTCAAATCTGAAATAAGTGGGTAGAAAAGCCTGTGAGGAAGTGAGGGACAGTGAGCAAGCCCATGGCAAACAGAGGGTCCCCGTCCCTGCACATCTCAGACTGAGAAGGAAGCAGGATGAGCAAGTGAAACCACCTCATAATGCAACATTTGTCAAGGTCCTCTCTTCTCAAACTACGTAAAAATCAAGATTTCACACTGAAAGGGAAGCAAGGATACTTGAGTTCTTCAAAATAACACATGTGCGTGTGTATCCCCTTATGTAGGGTATATTATAATAGATcctgttttgttatattttattaaatgttatatacatgtacacatacacacacaaatatatatacagatatacatgtatgtattcttATTATTCCATTGATACAATgcgatttttttctcatttttatgagCACACTTGGTTAGTTTTGGCAACATATCTGAGAATAAATTCTAGAAAATTCATTCAAAGTTATAATTTCTAAGTGCTCCCTCTGTGCATCTTTGACTGGCCCACAGCTCTGACCTTCCTGTCCTAGATGTCCACAAGAGCATGGAAGGCAACAAGACATGGATCACAGACATCACCTTGCCGCGATTCCAGGTTGGTCCAGCACTGGAGATTCTCCTCTGTGGACTTTTCTCTGCCTTCTATACACTCACCCTGCTGGGGAATGGGGTCATCTTTGGGATTATCTGCCTGGACTGTAAGCTTCACAcacccatgtacttcttcctctcaCACCTGGCCATTGTTGACATATCCTATGCTTCCAACTATGTCCCCAAGATGCTGACGAATCTTATGAACCAGGAAAGCACCATCTCCTTTTTTCCATGCATAATGCAGACATTCTTGTATTTGGCTTTTGCTCACGTAGAGTGTCTGATTTTGGTGGTGATGTCCTATGATCGCTATGCGGACATCTGCCACCCCTTACGTTACAATATCCTCATGAGCTGGAGAGTGTGCACTGTCCTGGCTGTGGCTTCCTGGGTGTTCAGCTTCCTCCTGGCTCTGGTCCCTTTAGTTCTCATCCTGAGGCTGCCCTTCTGCGGGCCTCATGAAATCAACCACTtctgtgaaatcctgtctgtcCTCAAGTTGGCCTGTGCTGACACCTGGCTCAACCAGGTGGTCATCTTTGCAGCCTGCGTGTTCATCCTGGTGGGGCCACTCTGCCTGGTGCTGGTCTCCTACTTGCGCATCCTGGCCGCCATCTTGAGGATCCAGTCTGGGGAGGGCCGCAGAAAGGCCTTCTCCACCTGCTCCTCCCACCTTTGCGTGGTGGGACTCTTCTTTGGCAGCGCCATTGTCACGTACATGGCCCCCAAGTCCCGCCATCCTGAGGAGCAGCAGAAAGTTCTTTCCCTGTTTTACAGCCTTTTCAATCCAATGCTGAACCCCCTGATATATAGCCTAAGGAATGCAGAGGTCAAGGGCGCCCTGAGGAGGGCACTGAGGAAGGAGAGGCTGACGTGAGACATCTCAAAGGGAACCATGGGGAGGGAGCCTTGCTCCCTGCAAAATATAgaagttggcttttttttttgtcttctgctagaatAAATGCTACCTTAAACTGGAATACTATAGACCTATACATATAAACTGAAGACACAAATCTTTTAGAAAAGATAGGTAAATGCATTTATAATCCTGGATAGGCATAAATTcataaagaagacacaaaagtCCCtagatataaaatttttaagttcGATAAATATAGGACCTCTTCACATTAATCATTGTGCTCATCAAAGTCAccattaagaaagaagaaatgcaagCCACAAACCAAGTGATCGTATGGAAACTACATGTACCCAGAAATGGAACTATTGTTCATACAGTACATAGAAAGAACTCCTttaaatcagcaataaaaaatataaacaaccaaattttataaaattagcaAAACATGTGAACATATACTCTTACAGAAAATACAAGGGGCTGATAAACATACAAATGCTGCTTTCCACCATTAGTAAGCAAGgaattgtaaattaaaaccaccatgagatactatTATATACCCACTAAGATGTCTGAAATTTTTAATGGCTTATTTATCATTGAGGTTATTGGAAATCTATTTCTAATATTGGAAATGGTTGATACTAGCAGAGTTTGTGCCAATAGTAGCCAAGTCACATTGAGTTAACAGGAGCATAGTACACATCCTCAAGATCAATAATTAGTGACACTTCCTGTGAAGATACACAGGTTAATGCTTAAGGCTTTGAGGGCCATCTTCTGCGTCAAAACAACTCAACTCtgacaaaagcagccatagacaatgtgtaaacaaatgggtgtgcccgtgttccaataaaactttatttgtaaaaacaggTGGCTGCTGGAATGGTGCCCAGGGACAGTAGTTTGTGAACCCTTGTTCTAGATCTTAAAACTAGCATAGTTCCAGCTGATCCCACTTTAGAGACcctcactgggtggggcctcAGGGAGCATGTGATTAGACATGTCTTGCAGTCAAATTCCTGTGATCACATTGTACTTACTTGAGAGTGAGACTTTTCCTCCTTTGACACTTTCTAAAATATGCCATGACTCAATAGCCAGTGGACTGTAAATATTCATGGTTTCTCCATCACACAGGAATTAAGAGCAGGCTCCTCATACTCCATCACTAATTTGAGCCTGAGATCTTAGGATAAAAGTTTGCAACTCAACATTCTAATTGGAGCACAGCAGTCCAGTGAAAACAAGCACAGAGATATCTTGTACAGATTAATTTTTAAGAGTGGATTTAACAAGATCGtagatttttaattgttttcttttatatttagcaACCATTTTATTAAAAGCATCTTATATCTTGATATTGAAAAAGTCctagttttaattatattttgagaGAGCCACTCTCATCTTAGCCTGGAATACCCAGAAATGTAACTCTTAACCCTAAGCTGATAGCTGATAATAATTTTGCCTGGAAGAGAACATAGAAGGAAAAATTACTAATATCAAAACCTCAGGATATGTTAGAGTTCTTTTtaggatggagtcttgctctgtcaccaggctggagtgcagtggcacgatcttggctcactgcaacctctgcctcccaggttcaagtgattctcctgcctcagcctcccgaatagctgggattacaggtgcccaccaccacacccagctaatttttgtatttttactagagacggggtttcaccatgttggccgagatggtctccatctcccgacctcatgatctgccc
Proteins encoded in this region:
- the OR2A14 gene encoding olfactory receptor 2A14 (The RefSeq protein has 2 substitutions, 1 non-frameshifting indel compared to this genomic sequence); its protein translation is MEGNKTWITDITLPRFQVGPALEILLCGLFSAFYTLTLLGNGVIFGIICLDCKLHTPMYFFLSHLAIVDISYASNYVPKMLTNLMNQESTISFFPCIMQTFLYLAFAHVECLILVVMSYDRYADICHPLRYNSLMSWRVCTVLAVASWVFSFLLALVPLVLILSLPFCGPHEINHFFCEILSVLKLACADTWLNQVVIFAACVFILVGPLCLVLVSYLRILAAILRIQSGEGRRKAFSTCSSHLCVVGLFFGSAIVTYMAPKSRHPEEQQKVLSLFYSLFNPMLNPLIYSLRNAEVKGALRRALRKERLT